The Actinocatenispora sera genome has a window encoding:
- a CDS encoding MarR family winged helix-turn-helix transcriptional regulator yields MAKALNPEQLRTYFALMESVTLLQHAVERQLRADGGISYVQFQLLARLAQARQLTMTELADGVVYSRSGLTHQAKLLEQAGLITRTGCPDDQRATMVTITDAGLALIQRLMPGHIEVVRDLMFDAMSDRDLHALAEIMTRARDHMRAQPPRSATIRRRRTAD; encoded by the coding sequence ATGGCGAAAGCCCTGAACCCCGAGCAGCTGCGCACCTACTTCGCGCTGATGGAGTCGGTGACCCTGCTCCAGCACGCCGTCGAGCGACAGCTGCGCGCCGACGGGGGCATCAGCTACGTGCAGTTCCAGCTGCTCGCCCGGCTCGCCCAGGCCAGGCAGCTGACCATGACCGAGCTCGCCGACGGCGTCGTGTACAGCCGCAGCGGCCTCACCCATCAGGCGAAACTCCTCGAGCAGGCCGGGCTCATCACCCGCACCGGTTGCCCGGACGACCAGCGCGCCACCATGGTGACCATCACCGACGCCGGCCTCGCACTCATCCAGCGGTTGATGCCCGGCCACATCGAGGTGGTTCGCGACCTGATGTTCGACGCCATGTCCGACCGCGACCTGCACGCCCTGGCCGAGATCATGACCCGGGCCCGCGACCACATGCGGGCGCAGCCACCCCGGTCGGCCACCATCCGCCGCCGGCGCACCGCCGACTAG
- a CDS encoding NADP-dependent oxidoreductase yields the protein MKAVRFHRYGDTDVLAYEDAPRPAPAAGQVLVRVAGSAFNPIDASIRAGNLAEVFPVRFPHVPGVEVAGTVAELGPDVTGWQPGDAVLAYLPMTDDGAAAEYVLAPAETLAAAPRTVPLADAAALPAVGLTAWQALTEVAELTAGQRILVNGAGGAVGGYAVQLAKQLGAEVTATAAARSADRLRSFGADRIIDHIEDPAAVPGAPFDVLLNLVPTTPERNAALVGLVADGECWSARRRRRSRTRPAACVPLRCSPAATPRSSRTSSAGWTPVPCASTWPSAGRWPTRRRCTPTTPRVGCRAGPS from the coding sequence ATGAAGGCAGTACGTTTCCACCGGTACGGCGACACCGACGTCCTGGCCTACGAGGACGCGCCACGCCCGGCACCCGCAGCCGGGCAGGTGCTCGTGCGCGTCGCCGGCAGCGCGTTCAACCCGATCGACGCGTCGATCCGGGCGGGCAACCTCGCCGAGGTGTTCCCGGTCCGGTTCCCGCACGTGCCCGGCGTCGAGGTCGCCGGCACGGTCGCCGAACTCGGCCCCGACGTGACCGGCTGGCAGCCCGGCGACGCCGTCCTCGCCTACCTGCCGATGACCGACGACGGCGCCGCCGCCGAGTACGTGCTCGCGCCGGCGGAGACGCTCGCCGCGGCGCCGCGGACCGTACCGCTGGCCGACGCCGCCGCGCTGCCCGCCGTCGGGCTGACCGCCTGGCAGGCGCTGACCGAGGTTGCGGAGCTCACCGCGGGGCAGCGGATCCTCGTCAACGGGGCGGGCGGCGCGGTCGGCGGGTACGCGGTGCAGCTGGCGAAGCAGCTCGGCGCCGAGGTCACCGCGACCGCCGCCGCCCGCAGCGCCGACCGGCTCCGGTCGTTCGGCGCCGACCGGATCATCGACCACATCGAGGATCCGGCCGCCGTGCCCGGCGCGCCGTTCGACGTGCTGCTCAACCTGGTACCCACCACGCCGGAGCGCAACGCCGCGCTCGTCGGCCTGGTCGCCGACGGGGAGTGCTGGTCAGCGCGACGACGCCGGCGCAGCCGGACCCGGCCCGCGGCGTGCGTGCCGCTCAGGTGTTCTCCCGCAGCGACGCCGCGCAGCTCGCGGACCTCGTCGGCCGGGTGGACGCCGGTACCCTGCGCATCGACGTGGCCGAGCGCCGGCCGCTGGCCGACACGGCGGCGGTGCACGCCGACTACGCCGCGGGTCGGCTGCCGGGCCGGACCGTCCTGA